From the Gouania willdenowi chromosome 19, fGouWil2.1, whole genome shotgun sequence genome, one window contains:
- the chad gene encoding chondroadherin yields the protein MCCCCSALRMLLLTLLLLVYVHGAAAQCPALCHCHGDLQHVICDGMGLRRIPRVSEATRLLNLQRNDLGMVPSGAFRASVGLVSLHMQHCALSEVGAHAFRGLKNLVYLYLSHNRISSIKPGAFNDLSQLTYLHLDHNHISDLSKGVFSPMINLFNLQLSHNRLKELRAGTFSGAKDLRWLHMSSNQLSTLQPGSLDHVENLAVLHLDGNRLSVYPSAAMSKLRVVEELRLDGNPMRTIPDHAFLSFGRYMEKLHLNNMSLEKFSDAAFSGVTAVKSLHMDNNRLRSLPRSLNFSSITNISLSNNPWSCTCQLAALRRWMDSSRNRPDAVCASPSSQKGKQVQDSPAFSSCREKAKRAKKGTRP from the exons ATGTGCTGTTGCTGCTCAGCTCTCAGGATGCTGCTGCTCACCCTGCTGCTGCTGGTCTATGTGCATGGAGCTGCTGCTCAGTGCCCCGCCCTCTGCCACTGTCATGGTGACCTGCAGCACGTGATCTGCGATGGCATGGGGCTGAGGAGGATCCCCCGGGTGTCGGAGGCCACGCGGCTGCTGAACCTGCAGAGGAACGACCTGGGCATGGTCCCGTCCGGGGCATTCAGGGCCAGCGTGGGTCTCGTGTCGCTGCACATGCAGCACTGTGCACTCAGCGAGGTGGGGGCACACGCCTTCAGAGGCCTGAAGAACCTGGTCTACCTCTACCTGTCCCACAACCGCATCAGCTCCATCAAACCCGGTGCCTTCAATGACCTGTCCCAGCTCACCTACCTCCACCTGGACCACAACCACATCAGTGATCTGTCAAAAGGCGTGTTCAGCCCCATGATCAACCTGTTCAATCTACAGCTCAGCCACAACCGTCTGAAGGAGCTGAGGGCGGGAACCTTTAGTGGCGCCAAAGACCTACGCTGGCTGCACATGAGCAGCAACCAGCTGAGCACACTGCAGCCAGGCTCCCTGGACCACGTGGAGAACCTGGCCGTGCTGCATCTGGACGGGAACAGGCTGTCCGTGTATCCCAGCGCTGCCATGAGCAAACTGAGGGTGGTGGAGGAGCTGAGGCTAGACGGGAACCCAATGAGAACCATCCCTGACCATGCCTTCCTCAGCTTTGGACGCTATATGGAGAAGCTCCACCTGAACAACATGAGCCTGGAGAAG TTTTCTGACGCTGCATTCTCGGGGGTCACAGCAGTGAAGTCTCTCCATATGGACAACAACAGGCTGAGGTCTCTGCCCAGGAGCCTGAACTTCAGCTCCATCACTAACATCAGCCTGTCCAACAACCCCTGGAGCTGCACCTGTCAGCTGGCTGCACTACGCAG gtggaTGGACTCCAGCAGAAACCGTCCTGATGCTGTGTGTGCGTCTCCGTCCTCACAGAAAGGAAAACAAGTGCAAGACAGCCCGGCCTTCAGTAGCTGTAGAGAGAAGGCTAAGAGAGCAAAGAAGGGCACACGGCCCTAA